The following are encoded in a window of Lagopus muta isolate bLagMut1 unplaced genomic scaffold, bLagMut1 primary scaffold_205, whole genome shotgun sequence genomic DNA:
- the LOC125687777 gene encoding uncharacterized protein LOC125687777, which produces MKRKRRGKGKRKRKGKGREKRKRARRKWRRRKREMEIEEEEEEEENKRGREEEEEEEKNGANGRGRGGGRREEEGEEENEKDEEEEGKEEEEGEEEEEEKDGVNGRGRGRGRGKGKGRGRGRGKGEKQKRKRERKRRRKKREMEMEEEEEGEEEQNGGGRGGGRGQGGRGRERWGKRKRKRRRKKGKRKRERKRRRRKTKEEGKRRRKKREMGQMEEEEEVRKMEMEEEEEKGGRGRGGGREGRWERKKRSKMEEEEEEGQRKRRKRKRKWVRRRRRKREMG; this is translated from the exons atgaagaggaagaggagggggaaagggaagaggaagaggaaggggaaggggagagaaaagaggaagagggcaaggaggaagtggaggaggaggaagagagagatggaaatagaagaggaagaggaagaggaggaaaacaaaagaggaagggaagaggaggaggaagaagagaaaaatggggcaaatggaagaggaagaggaggaggaagaagggaagaggaaggggaagagg aaaacgaaaaggatgaggaagaggagggaaaggaagaggaagagggcgaggaggaggaggaagagaaggatggggtaaatggaagaggaaggggaagaggaaggggaaagggaaagggaagaggaagaggaaggggaaagggagagaaacaaaagaggaagagggagaggaagaggaggagaaagaagagagagatggaaatggaagaggaagaggagggggaagaagagcaaaatggaggaggaagaggaggaggaagagggcaaggaggaagaggaagagagagatggggtaaaaggaagaggaagaggaggagaaaaaaggggaagaggaagagggagaggaagaggaggaggaggaaaacaaaagaggaagggaagaggagaaggaagaagagagagatggggcaaatggaagaggaagaggaggtgagaaagatggaaatggaagaggaagaggagaaaggaggaagaggaagaggaggaggaagagaaggaagatgggagaggaagaagaggagcaaaatggaagaggaagaggaagaagggcagaggaagaggaggaaaaggaagaggaagtgggtaaggaggaggaggaggaagagagagatggggtaa